A genome region from Halomarina pelagica includes the following:
- a CDS encoding AbrB/MazE/SpoVT family DNA-binding domain-containing protein, translated as MSKSESERVVSVSARGQATIPKEFREELGIDTPGRVKFVRTDEGDIVVRPIRSVKDLRGILTGKTDAQGRSATERLREERKRDNAREDELRRRYADSDEDE; from the coding sequence ATGAGCAAATCAGAGTCTGAACGAGTGGTTTCGGTGTCCGCTCGTGGGCAGGCGACGATTCCCAAGGAGTTCCGCGAGGAACTCGGCATCGATACCCCTGGTCGTGTGAAGTTCGTCCGTACTGACGAAGGCGATATCGTCGTGCGTCCTATCCGATCAGTCAAGGATCTTCGCGGAATTTTGACCGGCAAAACCGACGCACAGGGCCGGTCGGCGACCGAGCGCCTGCGCGAAGAACGCAAGCGAGACAACGCTCGCGAGGATGAGCTCCGACGCCGGTATGCTGATTCAGACGAGGACGAATGA
- a CDS encoding relaxase/mobilization nuclease domain-containing protein, with amino-acid sequence MAAVLQTTYRDGRDASRLLAYIERDTALRNRFGDAMSDRDVRAFIEKSRRHMFERDMILSPENGHQLSNEEFSLHTRQIMGEFLEDRPTVDYCYAVHRDTDHPHVHVALTGERRDLYMDREDIRDVRALTNERMVEQHRARTQALDQAVTQAQEDEQEQAHDRERDRDGWSR; translated from the coding sequence ATGGCTGCAGTACTGCAAACGACATACCGCGACGGCCGCGATGCGTCACGATTACTCGCGTATATCGAGCGCGACACCGCCCTCCGAAACCGGTTCGGCGACGCAATGTCTGATCGTGACGTCCGAGCGTTCATCGAGAAGAGCAGACGCCACATGTTCGAGCGCGATATGATCCTATCCCCCGAGAACGGGCATCAGCTATCGAACGAGGAGTTTTCGCTCCATACCCGCCAAATCATGGGCGAGTTCCTCGAAGATCGTCCGACTGTCGACTACTGCTATGCGGTCCATCGCGACACTGACCACCCGCATGTCCACGTTGCGCTCACCGGCGAGCGTCGAGACTTGTACATGGACCGTGAGGATATCAGAGACGTCCGCGCGCTCACAAACGAACGGATGGTCGAACAACACCGTGCACGTACCCAGGCACTCGACCAGGCGGTCACTCAGGCACAGGAGGACGAGCAGGAACAGGCGCACGATCGGGAGCGGGATCGCGATGGGTGGTCGCGATGA
- a CDS encoding DUF6176 family protein: protein MDVILLRYEIPSDRINDLRKLFSEAKNRESEVADILQREEMLTESIFLEEGPDVSYLLWYMETPDIEKAWETYEEATDALIAESREVMEEALNIDFHSAVSECECLFHAGQRDRPAVIQ, encoded by the coding sequence ATGGACGTGATACTGCTGCGGTACGAAATACCGAGTGACCGGATTAACGACCTCCGTAAGTTGTTTTCGGAAGCGAAAAACCGGGAGTCGGAGGTAGCAGATATCCTCCAGCGGGAGGAGATGTTGACAGAGTCAATTTTCCTCGAAGAAGGGCCTGACGTGAGCTATCTACTCTGGTATATGGAGACGCCGGACATAGAGAAAGCGTGGGAGACCTACGAGGAAGCGACAGATGCCTTGATTGCTGAGTCTCGGGAGGTGATGGAAGAGGCTCTCAATATCGACTTTCACAGTGCCGTCAGTGAGTGTGAGTGTCTCTTTCACGCTGGCCAGCGCGACCGTCCGGCAGTGATTCAGTAG
- a CDS encoding type IV secretory system conjugative DNA transfer family protein has product MNVLSTVIASVTLLVLVGAAIEFFFRIRVLAWPRRWLHTAEQSIGKLHRFAIYPIVLVVSTLLFLGGGLLGEFVVGLTGLTLPFIASGVAVKRRVRRKLTERAARKADEMGYRLPMDVIRQKNIGSTYGGILGISDEGSILCLGATRSGKTEVGKHLLAQLQTQPDEPIVVFDYKTDYQQCLNEWGAEIIRLSGSDSTHRWNLFREAETERDFDELGRALFPTDTGSSRGSTEFFSTAARQLFVATLKYLDREAADAGKVPSNAMLVRYFQRTDAKQLYEDLTSYEDLIGAASAIDPDASKQAAGVYATVQQRVTDVFIDDFAKNGEFSIREYMEDPRGRVLVLDFPQRYGQVVTPVFRFFLDRAAMHALASPQRGGYFILDEVARIPGLRRIGDLVNTGAGQRTQVILTLQSVSQLYDSYGKDRGTAILSGLVTSVILRLSDPESIRYARAIIGTEFEEYTQHVEKRPSALGEHQVETRRETREQEEHPFAKGEFTTFDPGVGVVVRPDGWAHGYIPMLR; this is encoded by the coding sequence ATGAACGTCCTCTCGACTGTAATCGCCTCCGTCACGCTCCTGGTACTCGTCGGTGCTGCCATCGAGTTCTTCTTCCGGATACGAGTACTCGCATGGCCACGCCGGTGGCTGCATACGGCTGAACAAAGTATCGGGAAGCTACATCGATTCGCTATCTACCCGATCGTTCTCGTCGTCTCGACGCTGCTGTTTCTCGGCGGCGGACTCCTCGGCGAGTTCGTCGTCGGTCTCACGGGATTGACGCTCCCGTTCATCGCGAGTGGAGTCGCAGTGAAGCGTCGAGTGAGACGGAAGCTCACTGAACGTGCGGCCAGGAAAGCCGATGAAATGGGATACCGACTTCCGATGGATGTCATTCGACAGAAGAACATCGGCTCGACCTATGGTGGCATCCTCGGGATCTCCGACGAAGGGAGTATTCTCTGTCTCGGCGCGACGCGCTCCGGGAAGACAGAAGTCGGCAAGCACCTGCTTGCACAACTCCAGACCCAGCCGGATGAACCGATTGTTGTGTTCGACTACAAGACCGACTATCAGCAGTGCCTCAACGAGTGGGGCGCAGAAATCATCCGGCTTTCAGGGAGCGATTCGACGCACCGCTGGAACCTCTTTCGCGAGGCCGAAACCGAACGGGACTTCGACGAACTCGGACGGGCGCTGTTCCCCACCGATACCGGGAGCAGTCGAGGAAGTACGGAGTTCTTCTCGACGGCAGCGCGCCAGCTGTTCGTCGCGACGCTGAAGTACCTCGATCGGGAGGCAGCGGACGCGGGCAAGGTCCCGTCGAACGCGATGCTCGTTCGCTACTTCCAGCGAACGGACGCCAAGCAACTGTACGAGGATCTCACTTCGTACGAAGACCTCATTGGCGCCGCGTCGGCGATCGACCCCGATGCGTCGAAACAGGCCGCTGGTGTCTACGCAACGGTCCAGCAACGCGTCACGGACGTCTTTATCGACGATTTTGCGAAGAATGGTGAGTTCTCGATTCGAGAGTATATGGAGGATCCCCGCGGCCGAGTGCTGGTGCTTGACTTTCCGCAGCGATACGGGCAGGTCGTTACGCCCGTGTTCCGGTTTTTCCTCGACCGAGCGGCGATGCACGCTCTCGCATCGCCGCAACGAGGTGGGTACTTCATTCTCGACGAAGTCGCACGAATTCCTGGCCTTCGTCGCATTGGCGATCTGGTCAACACCGGTGCCGGGCAGAGGACACAGGTCATTCTGACGCTCCAGTCGGTGAGCCAGTTGTACGACAGCTACGGGAAAGACCGCGGGACGGCAATCCTCTCGGGGTTGGTCACATCGGTCATTCTCCGGCTCTCTGATCCCGAGAGCATCCGGTACGCCCGGGCAATCATCGGGACCGAATTCGAAGAGTACACTCAACACGTCGAGAAACGGCCGTCTGCACTTGGCGAGCATCAGGTCGAAACGAGGCGCGAAACGAGAGAACAGGAGGAGCACCCGTTCGCGAAGGGGGAGTTCACGACGTTCGATCCTGGCGTTGGGGTGGTTGTCCGCCCCGACGGCTGGGCACACGGCTACATCCCCATGCTCAGATAG
- a CDS encoding M3 family oligoendopeptidase has protein sequence MTQLKDRADIEQPYKWNPETLFSDEEEWENAAEQVETHLNNLNTEHVTATAATLAEILDAYFEIWVAFERVNVYASLRSCVDATDEHAQELSGRASNLESRLKTTRSTIETEIQQADTECIEQMLTDSILLSKYKQYLHDILRRAEHTAEPEVENALSTLAPATGGSDIYQTVRDADLSFPTVEQPDGKSTELTLNNQRTLLRSFDRPFRRTVHKHFYDSLGEYRHTFAATFNKHVEAAVRTAELRGYDSSLAAALGEENVPTGVYDTLVETVQANLDPLHDHLLRKRARLGIETLRPWDITVRLVDDDPTISYEQAKEYVVKAVEPLGDAYQTRLARGLESGWVDVYETPNKASGAFTIPAYSTQPFVLLNYQRDVNWLFGLAHEVGHAMHAELTSDSQPMVYGYFDRFVSEVPSTLTEILLVQHLLETTDDSALRRVVLDMWLERFRDLLYRRTRYAVCERQMHEQVADGKQLTAERLDRCFVDSWETFNAPVECDDQIAGEWMHTGYLNAFDEPFFVYQYATGFSAALALATDIRTEWDGSEPGDTAERYLRFLRSGSSEYSVKLIADAGVDLTSATPIERAIDTYRESLAALEEMI, from the coding sequence ATGACACAACTGAAAGATAGAGCCGATATCGAACAGCCTTACAAATGGAACCCAGAGACCCTCTTCTCAGACGAAGAAGAATGGGAAAACGCCGCAGAGCAGGTTGAAACTCATCTCAACAACCTGAACACCGAACACGTGACGGCGACCGCGGCCACACTCGCTGAGATACTTGACGCTTACTTCGAAATCTGGGTTGCCTTCGAGCGGGTGAACGTCTATGCCTCTCTTCGTTCCTGTGTCGATGCTACCGACGAACACGCTCAAGAACTCTCAGGCCGGGCAAGCAATCTCGAATCCCGGCTCAAAACCACGCGTTCAACCATCGAAACCGAGATCCAGCAGGCCGACACTGAGTGTATTGAGCAGATGCTCACAGATTCTATTCTCCTCTCGAAGTATAAGCAATATCTTCACGACATTCTACGGAGGGCAGAACACACCGCCGAACCAGAGGTTGAGAACGCACTCTCAACGCTCGCACCTGCGACCGGAGGTAGTGATATCTATCAGACCGTACGGGATGCCGACCTCTCGTTCCCGACGGTCGAACAACCGGATGGAAAGTCGACGGAATTGACGCTGAACAACCAGCGGACGCTTCTTCGTTCGTTTGATCGACCGTTTCGTCGAACCGTCCATAAACACTTCTATGATTCTCTCGGCGAGTACCGACACACGTTCGCAGCCACATTCAACAAGCACGTCGAAGCGGCAGTCAGGACGGCTGAACTTCGTGGCTATGACTCATCGCTCGCTGCCGCGCTCGGCGAAGAAAATGTTCCTACAGGAGTATACGACACGCTGGTTGAGACGGTACAGGCCAATCTTGACCCGCTTCACGACCATCTCCTCCGGAAGCGTGCACGACTTGGCATAGAGACGCTTCGGCCGTGGGACATCACGGTCCGACTGGTTGACGATGACCCCACGATTTCCTACGAGCAGGCTAAAGAATACGTCGTTAAGGCCGTCGAACCCCTCGGTGATGCGTATCAAACACGGTTAGCTCGTGGATTAGAATCGGGATGGGTCGATGTCTACGAAACTCCGAACAAAGCTTCTGGCGCGTTCACGATTCCAGCGTACAGCACCCAACCATTCGTTCTCTTGAACTACCAGAGAGACGTCAACTGGTTGTTCGGACTTGCACACGAGGTTGGCCACGCAATGCACGCTGAACTCACTAGTGACTCGCAGCCAATGGTCTACGGTTATTTTGACCGATTCGTATCGGAAGTACCAAGCACGCTCACAGAAATCCTGCTCGTTCAGCACTTGTTGGAGACGACTGACGATTCTGCACTTCGGCGGGTGGTACTCGATATGTGGCTCGAACGCTTCCGCGACTTGCTCTATCGCCGGACACGGTATGCAGTCTGTGAACGCCAGATGCACGAACAGGTCGCCGACGGCAAGCAATTGACGGCGGAGCGGCTCGACCGGTGTTTCGTCGACAGTTGGGAGACGTTCAACGCACCGGTTGAGTGCGACGACCAGATAGCTGGCGAGTGGATGCATACTGGGTATCTCAACGCATTCGACGAACCGTTCTTCGTCTATCAATACGCAACCGGGTTCAGTGCTGCACTCGCGCTGGCCACGGATATCCGCACCGAATGGGATGGTAGTGAACCAGGTGACACGGCTGAACGGTATCTTCGCTTCTTGCGAAGCGGATCGAGCGAGTATTCTGTGAAACTAATCGCGGATGCAGGTGTCGATCTCACCTCCGCGACCCCGATTGAGCGAGCCATTGATACCTATCGTGAATCCCTTGCAGCGCTGGAAGAGATGATCTGA
- a CDS encoding winged helix-turn-helix transcriptional regulator encodes MTTHTVRNTADKLPFEIRAAVSAFDNGTRQAIMITLLNEGKLRFSELRDSLSDEDEQLHNQTLTNALEALQEGGLVDKRVADTAGEQVRSYYEVSEYGERFVDCLLNSLGSVDSFTPRFHYEQVENIHNQEYGPVAVEAPVDLGLSRSEDDEPAPIPDQ; translated from the coding sequence ATGACGACGCATACGGTACGCAACACGGCTGACAAACTCCCATTTGAGATCAGAGCTGCAGTCAGTGCATTCGATAATGGGACGCGACAAGCGATCATGATCACACTCCTCAATGAGGGTAAGTTGCGTTTCTCGGAGCTTCGTGACTCGCTGAGTGATGAAGACGAGCAGCTCCACAATCAGACGCTTACGAATGCACTCGAAGCACTCCAAGAGGGCGGCTTAGTAGACAAGCGTGTTGCTGATACTGCTGGTGAGCAAGTCCGATCCTATTACGAAGTGAGCGAGTATGGGGAGCGGTTTGTTGATTGCCTTCTCAACTCCCTTGGCTCGGTTGATAGCTTCACACCCCGATTTCACTACGAGCAGGTTGAAAACATACACAATCAAGAATATGGGCCAGTAGCTGTCGAAGCCCCTGTTGACCTTGGTCTGAGCCGCTCCGAGGACGATGAGCCTGCTCCAATACCGGATCAATGA
- a CDS encoding methyltransferase domain-containing protein has product MSERPPSDDDERDRWERVLSTRTEETFRDFVFEQVRPRKDESVLSVGCGPGFETAALARYVGEGGTITGIDVNEEVLAAARDRCGDLPQASFEQGDIVDLPVADESYDLAIAKQVLYAVSDIEAALNELFRVIAPGGRVAVTAGDRRTHVKHTPTDRMQRADNVYRAEINHSQLGTRLIGRLPEAGFTVEEVTPCAKIQTEIDDQIEQGIGVQRGLLEASDAFDSEAIDAWEQDIRELNETGQFLSCSTSFLYVARKPE; this is encoded by the coding sequence ATGTCAGAACGCCCGCCCTCAGACGATGATGAGCGAGACCGATGGGAAAGAGTTCTTTCGACTCGTACCGAAGAGACGTTTCGAGACTTCGTATTCGAACAGGTGAGGCCGCGTAAAGATGAATCAGTCCTTTCGGTCGGATGTGGCCCCGGATTCGAGACGGCAGCCCTTGCACGGTACGTCGGGGAGGGCGGGACGATCACCGGCATTGACGTGAACGAAGAGGTGTTGGCCGCAGCGAGAGACCGGTGCGGGGACTTGCCGCAGGCGTCGTTTGAGCAGGGAGACATCGTTGACCTCCCGGTGGCAGACGAGAGCTACGACCTCGCTATCGCAAAACAGGTTCTGTATGCCGTCTCGGATATCGAAGCGGCGCTGAACGAACTCTTCCGCGTGATTGCACCGGGTGGCCGAGTAGCGGTCACGGCAGGAGATAGACGAACCCATGTGAAGCACACGCCGACCGACCGGATGCAACGGGCCGACAACGTATATCGTGCCGAGATCAACCACTCGCAACTCGGGACGCGTCTTATTGGTCGGCTTCCTGAGGCGGGGTTCACGGTCGAAGAAGTCACGCCATGTGCAAAGATTCAGACTGAAATCGACGACCAGATAGAGCAAGGAATCGGTGTCCAACGTGGGCTTTTAGAGGCGAGTGATGCCTTCGACAGCGAAGCGATCGACGCGTGGGAGCAGGATATCAGGGAGCTCAACGAGACTGGCCAGTTCCTCTCCTGTTCCACTTCTTTCCTCTACGTCGCCCGGAAGCCCGAATAG
- a CDS encoding transcription initiation factor IIB family protein: protein MSSTNFVRYESSVEQGTKHDEEHSQAVVEHEPTWQSTCLECDGQVVTGDQESYCVDCGLVVSAEHVDHRPTRGVHGPSEGSGPAEWSCESINPLRVDKGLHTTFFLGTDGYGRALSSEQKDKFGRLRRRHKRFQVEDKRAIRLNEGFRDIESITGNLSLPGYVAEDAGLILKQAAAARLPGGRMSWEALAAGAVLLAAIDAGVPRSDVEVTQYAKADRERVCAAARKLRCALGLDVPPVRAAPVDAVVAALGEDAPDVKTCLELRRLGEHLLEIADETPVGPGTSRLTMAAAAVYAADRLTDGKTLTQAEVVTAGRTILDTTKSRISRYSQALYDAYVATHGTDDPAAVLERGRVQLH from the coding sequence ATGTCGAGTACGAACTTTGTGCGGTATGAATCTTCGGTTGAACAGGGAACAAAACATGACGAGGAGCACAGCCAGGCGGTCGTCGAGCACGAGCCAACGTGGCAGTCGACGTGTCTCGAGTGCGATGGACAGGTCGTCACCGGCGATCAGGAGTCCTACTGCGTGGATTGTGGGCTCGTGGTCTCTGCGGAGCATGTCGATCACCGGCCGACGCGCGGCGTGCACGGGCCGTCCGAGGGGAGTGGTCCGGCAGAGTGGAGCTGTGAGTCGATCAATCCGCTGCGGGTGGACAAGGGCCTGCATACGACGTTCTTCCTCGGCACTGACGGCTACGGACGGGCACTGTCGAGCGAGCAGAAAGACAAGTTCGGTCGGTTGCGGCGGCGGCACAAGCGCTTCCAAGTCGAGGACAAGCGGGCCATCCGGCTCAACGAGGGCTTCCGAGACATCGAGTCGATCACTGGTAATCTGTCCCTCCCCGGCTACGTGGCCGAGGATGCGGGGTTGATCCTCAAACAGGCGGCTGCGGCGCGGCTTCCCGGTGGGCGGATGTCCTGGGAAGCACTCGCCGCGGGCGCGGTGCTGCTCGCTGCGATCGATGCGGGCGTTCCGCGATCCGACGTGGAAGTGACCCAGTACGCGAAGGCGGACCGCGAGCGAGTGTGCGCAGCAGCGCGGAAGCTGCGGTGTGCACTCGGTCTGGATGTACCGCCGGTGCGGGCGGCCCCCGTCGACGCGGTGGTTGCAGCACTCGGTGAGGATGCGCCGGACGTGAAAACGTGTCTGGAGCTTCGACGGCTGGGCGAGCACCTCTTGGAGATCGCTGACGAGACGCCAGTTGGACCGGGAACGTCGCGGCTGACGATGGCGGCGGCGGCCGTCTACGCAGCTGACCGGCTCACCGACGGGAAGACGCTGACCCAGGCGGAGGTGGTCACCGCCGGACGGACGATTCTCGACACCACCAAGAGCCGCATTAGTCGATACTCCCAGGCACTGTACGACGCCTACGTGGCCACGCATGGGACGGACGATCCGGCAGCCGTCCTTGAGCGCGGGCGCGTCCAACTGCACTGA
- a CDS encoding VOC family protein — protein MYVNGVHHLVLSVDDVPDGESYYRELFDLAVLFREAGIDGDPGTVPDDVSWEEAINRGVTPYMSFLGRDEFYMAVADISDQQGTGRLDHIALAVDDEAFDEITERADSLGCNVEENAPHHRVFLDRYDVEWELNANPRPPERAFDELDL, from the coding sequence ATGTACGTCAACGGTGTCCATCATCTCGTTCTGTCGGTGGATGATGTTCCGGACGGTGAATCATATTACAGGGAACTGTTCGACCTTGCAGTGCTATTCCGCGAGGCAGGGATTGATGGTGACCCTGGAACCGTTCCAGACGACGTTTCTTGGGAGGAGGCCATCAATAGAGGAGTTACACCGTATATGTCGTTTCTTGGGCGAGATGAGTTCTACATGGCAGTTGCCGACATATCGGACCAACAGGGAACTGGCCGACTCGACCACATTGCGCTGGCTGTCGATGACGAAGCATTTGACGAAATCACTGAACGTGCCGACTCGCTCGGGTGCAACGTAGAGGAGAACGCTCCCCACCACCGAGTCTTTCTCGACAGGTACGACGTTGAGTGGGAACTGAACGCAAACCCCCGACCTCCCGAGCGGGCGTTCGATGAATTGGATCTGTAA
- a CDS encoding PIN domain-containing protein, with product MTAAEEIPKTIVFDTEPLVAYFCDEPGSDTVETYVEAVMGSSEGYISAVNITEVHYIVRAIEGEERADAVVDVIEETGIRQVDTAETWRFAADFKYRHSPALGDAFALATAESVDGMLLVGADDDFDDITDVSLKRFRTKPA from the coding sequence ATGACGGCAGCTGAGGAGATCCCCAAGACAATCGTCTTCGACACCGAACCGCTTGTTGCCTACTTCTGTGATGAGCCCGGCAGTGACACCGTCGAAACGTACGTCGAGGCGGTGATGGGATCGTCCGAGGGATACATTTCAGCAGTCAACATCACCGAAGTCCACTATATCGTGCGCGCCATCGAGGGCGAAGAGCGTGCCGACGCGGTTGTCGACGTCATTGAGGAGACGGGTATCAGACAGGTCGATACGGCGGAGACGTGGCGATTTGCGGCAGACTTCAAATACCGCCATTCCCCAGCACTCGGGGATGCCTTCGCGCTTGCGACTGCTGAGTCTGTCGATGGGATGTTGCTTGTCGGTGCCGACGATGACTTCGACGATATCACCGATGTCTCACTCAAACGGTTCCGAACGAAACCAGCATAG
- a CDS encoding CopG family transcriptional regulator, with amino-acid sequence MSTRKVNFRLPEDLVTHADIAAEVTHKNRTELLIEALREYLEEIESSERFQEAVVELYLQDELEFESLSKIIGRQDAEAVRTSKQLLDQGDALADKLADR; translated from the coding sequence ATGAGTACCCGAAAAGTCAACTTCCGGCTCCCAGAGGACCTGGTGACGCATGCGGATATAGCCGCAGAAGTCACCCATAAAAACCGAACTGAACTCCTAATCGAAGCCCTGCGCGAGTACCTCGAAGAAATCGAATCGAGCGAGCGTTTTCAAGAGGCAGTCGTTGAACTCTACCTTCAAGACGAACTCGAGTTTGAATCGCTTAGCAAGATTATCGGTCGCCAGGACGCAGAAGCAGTCCGGACGTCGAAGCAGCTCCTCGATCAAGGCGATGCCCTCGCTGACAAACTTGCGGATCGCTGA
- a CDS encoding helix-turn-helix domain-containing protein codes for MQRFVEESDAVRREQNLGVSNLPDSRWAHLYYVEGEIEAYRAMLEQQETVEYFDLNPIEARSFCAYVVFRKRPTDERFAEAFEKHGVVVVSPVETDRTGAKFTLVGPQEALQALLEDIPEDLDTEILQVGEFNHHHGALAGRLTSRQREAVSAALAVEYYGVPHDATLADVADELGCTVGTASTLLRRAERAVMEAVVVG; via the coding sequence ATGCAACGCTTCGTCGAGGAGTCGGACGCGGTTCGGCGAGAGCAGAACTTGGGGGTGTCGAACCTCCCCGATTCGAGATGGGCGCATCTCTATTATGTTGAGGGGGAGATCGAAGCCTACCGTGCGATGTTGGAGCAACAGGAGACGGTCGAGTATTTCGATTTGAACCCTATTGAGGCACGCTCGTTCTGCGCGTACGTCGTTTTTCGGAAGCGACCAACGGACGAACGATTCGCCGAGGCGTTCGAGAAACACGGGGTCGTAGTCGTTTCGCCCGTAGAGACGGACAGAACGGGAGCGAAATTCACCCTCGTTGGCCCACAAGAAGCGCTTCAGGCACTGCTGGAGGACATCCCCGAGGACTTGGACACTGAGATCTTGCAAGTGGGGGAGTTCAATCACCACCACGGGGCCCTTGCCGGGCGACTAACGTCTCGCCAGCGTGAGGCGGTCAGCGCCGCACTGGCTGTGGAGTACTACGGTGTGCCCCATGACGCGACGCTCGCTGACGTTGCCGACGAGCTCGGGTGTACCGTCGGGACAGCCTCCACCCTTCTGAGACGGGCGGAACGAGCAGTAATGGAAGCTGTCGTCGTGGGATAG
- a CDS encoding DUF1428 domain-containing protein: MERYVDGFVIPIPTDELDAYREMASEAGQLWIEHGALEYFEGVGDDMEPDMDGMPIRTFPQLAETGEDETVVFSFIVFESRDHRDEVNAKVMEDPAMDSENFDEEMPFDTKRMAYGGFRSIVSYEN, translated from the coding sequence ATGGAACGATACGTCGATGGATTCGTTATCCCGATCCCGACCGATGAGCTCGATGCGTACCGTGAGATGGCCAGCGAGGCCGGACAGCTCTGGATCGAACACGGCGCTCTCGAGTATTTCGAAGGGGTCGGCGACGACATGGAGCCCGACATGGACGGCATGCCGATTCGAACCTTCCCACAGCTCGCCGAAACCGGAGAGGACGAAACGGTCGTGTTCTCGTTTATCGTGTTTGAGTCGCGGGACCACCGCGACGAGGTGAACGCGAAGGTGATGGAAGATCCCGCGATGGATTCGGAGAACTTCGATGAGGAGATGCCCTTCGATACGAAGCGCATGGCGTATGGCGGCTTCCGTTCCATCGTCAGCTACGAAAATTGA
- a CDS encoding phosphotransferase family protein, with translation MKRDVHDTLAAQFTTHSIVRQLHDVPPHEVYEVFVDGQRAVYKGNTGPTGKATLEGHVIAFVGDQTSVPVPEILLVGDGYYVAAWHPNAPAPDEGGQADETWAYAAGRGLATLHNETDPLIDRYGRFRPSVNGTVVAEDDDWHAAALAYVHQYRPTLAQHGHADVADMVLEFLKDHPSVFSGADGPVCCHGWATPEHVTVVDEQVACMVDFEHAIAAPGEFDYWRTGLPTFGRDCDASGEAFRAGYESVRSLSSGFERRKPLYTILNGVYYFESLYVQDQHGPEETREHAQKLRDGVLEAVEQV, from the coding sequence ATGAAACGAGACGTCCACGACACACTCGCAGCGCAGTTTACTACCCACAGCATTGTGCGCCAGCTTCACGACGTACCGCCTCACGAGGTCTACGAAGTCTTCGTGGATGGCCAGCGTGCTGTCTACAAGGGTAATACCGGTCCAACGGGGAAAGCAACACTCGAGGGGCATGTGATCGCGTTCGTTGGCGATCAGACGTCGGTACCTGTACCTGAGATACTACTGGTCGGAGACGGCTACTACGTTGCTGCGTGGCATCCGAATGCTCCAGCGCCTGACGAAGGAGGGCAGGCCGACGAAACGTGGGCCTACGCCGCGGGACGGGGCTTAGCAACACTGCACAACGAAACCGACCCGTTAATTGATCGGTACGGTCGATTTCGGCCGTCGGTTAACGGAACCGTGGTCGCTGAGGATGATGACTGGCATGCGGCCGCTCTTGCGTACGTCCACCAGTACCGTCCGACGCTTGCCCAACATGGACACGCTGATGTCGCAGATATGGTCCTAGAGTTTCTGAAGGACCACCCAAGCGTGTTCAGTGGCGCAGATGGCCCTGTTTGCTGCCACGGTTGGGCGACGCCTGAGCACGTCACCGTTGTCGACGAGCAAGTTGCCTGTATGGTGGACTTCGAGCATGCGATCGCTGCGCCGGGTGAATTCGACTACTGGCGGACGGGGCTTCCGACGTTCGGTCGTGACTGTGACGCCTCAGGAGAGGCGTTCCGAGCAGGGTACGAATCCGTCCGTTCACTCTCATCGGGATTCGAACGCCGAAAACCGCTCTATACGATCTTGAACGGGGTCTACTACTTTGAGTCGCTGTACGTACAGGATCAGCACGGACCAGAGGAGACCAGGGAACACGCTCAGAAGCTTCGAGACGGTGTTCTTGAGGCGGTTGAACAGGTTTAG